In Vibrio marisflavi CECT 7928, the following are encoded in one genomic region:
- the mgtE gene encoding magnesium transporter: protein MAEQIEFDQAHLTLQEITKALENGRFVHVRRQLQDMEPEDIALLLEASPRKIREILWQLTDHEDYGEILDELNEEVKDALVSKMPPEKLAEATEGMDTDDLAYVLRSLPDKLSREVLAQMDAADRLRVETALSYPEDTAGGLMNTDVITIRSDVDIDVVLRYLRIKGELPEATDSLYVVDGSSTLMGHLTLSTLLTSQPDVQVSDVMENADDAISVDTKDSDVASLFERRNWISAPVVDENQYLVGRITIDDVVDVIREDAEHSMMSLAGMDDDEDTFAPVIKSARKRSVWLGANVLAALAAASVSNLFEATLDQMAAIAVLMTIVPSMGGVAGNQTVALVIRGLALGQIGDSNKKQLLYKEAAIGFLNGVLWALIIGGIVILWKGSWLLGSIISAAMLTNLLVAGIAGVTLPIMLKKMKIDPALAGGMALTTVTDVVGLSAFLGLATLLIK, encoded by the coding sequence ATGGCGGAGCAAATAGAGTTTGACCAAGCTCACCTAACCCTCCAAGAAATAACAAAAGCACTAGAAAACGGACGATTTGTCCATGTTCGTCGTCAACTTCAGGATATGGAACCTGAAGATATTGCTCTTTTGTTGGAAGCCTCTCCACGTAAGATCCGTGAAATCCTTTGGCAGCTCACCGACCATGAAGATTATGGCGAAATTCTCGATGAGCTAAATGAAGAAGTTAAAGATGCCTTAGTCTCTAAGATGCCTCCAGAGAAGCTTGCCGAAGCAACTGAAGGCATGGACACCGATGATTTAGCCTATGTTCTACGTAGCCTTCCTGACAAGCTTTCACGAGAAGTATTAGCTCAGATGGATGCTGCCGATCGGCTACGTGTTGAAACGGCTCTGTCCTATCCAGAAGACACCGCTGGCGGGCTAATGAATACCGACGTCATTACAATACGTAGTGATGTCGATATAGATGTTGTTCTAAGGTACTTAAGAATTAAAGGTGAGCTACCTGAAGCCACAGACAGTTTATATGTTGTTGATGGTAGCAGCACCTTAATGGGGCATTTGACATTATCAACACTGTTAACCTCTCAACCGGATGTTCAAGTTAGCGATGTGATGGAAAATGCTGATGATGCGATTTCTGTTGATACAAAGGACTCTGATGTTGCTAGCCTATTTGAGCGTAGAAACTGGATTTCAGCGCCTGTGGTAGACGAGAACCAATATCTAGTTGGCCGAATAACTATCGATGATGTAGTTGATGTAATACGCGAAGATGCAGAACACTCCATGATGAGCCTAGCAGGTATGGACGACGATGAAGATACTTTTGCACCGGTCATTAAGTCTGCTAGAAAACGAAGTGTTTGGTTGGGAGCAAATGTACTCGCTGCACTAGCCGCTGCTTCTGTATCAAACCTCTTTGAAGCAACACTAGATCAAATGGCAGCCATTGCGGTGCTGATGACTATCGTTCCATCAATGGGCGGGGTTGCAGGCAACCAAACAGTAGCACTTGTAATTCGCGGTTTAGCACTTGGTCAAATCGGTGACAGTAACAAAAAGCAACTGCTCTACAAAGAAGCCGCAATTGGCTTTCTCAACGGTGTCCTTTGGGCTCTAATCATCGGTGGAATAGTTATTCTATGGAAAGGAAGCTGGTTACTCGGTAGCATTATTTCGGCAGCAATGTTAACCAACTTGTTAGTTGCTGGTATCGCTGGAGTGACATTACCTATAATGCTTAAGAAGATGAAAATAGACCCTGCTCTTGCCGGAGGAATGGCCCTTACAACAGTCACTGATGTGGTCGGACTATCAGCCTTCTTAGGGCTTGCAACCCTCCTTATTAAATAG
- a CDS encoding HPr family phosphocarrier protein gives MQCSKTVLIQNRLGLHARAAIKLVELAQSFDSTVTIQNQEGKEATADGVMGLLMLESAQGQNVTITADGNDAETALQAVCDLIEHKFDEEE, from the coding sequence ATGCAGTGCAGCAAAACCGTTTTGATCCAAAACAGACTTGGACTTCATGCCAGAGCAGCAATTAAATTGGTAGAACTCGCTCAGTCTTTTGATTCTACTGTTACCATTCAAAATCAAGAAGGCAAAGAAGCTACTGCAGATGGGGTAATGGGGCTACTTATGCTTGAATCTGCTCAAGGACAAAACGTCACTATAACTGCAGATGGCAATGATGCAGAGACAGCTCTGCAAGCAGTATGTGATTTGATCGAACATAAGTTCGATGAAGAAGAGTAG
- the rapZ gene encoding RNase adapter RapZ, protein MRLIVVSGQSGAGKSVALRALEDIGYYCVDNLPVDLFKSFVNSVKTSKQNVAVSIDIRNLPKDPTSVSALLDKLKKDSDTEILFLDATEDTLLKRYSETRRLHPLSLTEADLTLSQAIELEKDILAPLKQNADIVIDSSNQSLHDLSENVRMYVEGQQRQKLVIVFQSFGFKFGLPKDADYVFDVRFLPNPHWQPELRPLTGLDAPVKTFLECHIEVIKLRVQIQRFIEQWLPLLEKNNRSYLTVAIGCTGGKHRSVYLTQQIGEYFMDMGHQVQIHHTTLEKQLS, encoded by the coding sequence ATGCGATTAATTGTTGTGAGCGGTCAATCTGGGGCGGGGAAAAGCGTAGCACTGCGAGCCCTAGAAGATATCGGTTATTACTGCGTTGATAACCTCCCTGTCGATCTATTTAAGTCCTTTGTAAATTCTGTCAAAACCAGTAAGCAGAATGTTGCTGTAAGTATTGATATTCGAAACTTACCGAAAGATCCGACATCAGTTTCAGCGCTGCTAGATAAGCTCAAAAAAGATAGCGATACTGAAATTCTATTCTTAGATGCAACTGAAGACACTCTTCTAAAGCGCTATAGCGAAACACGCCGATTACACCCTTTATCGCTCACCGAAGCCGATTTAACTCTGTCACAAGCCATCGAGCTAGAGAAAGATATACTTGCTCCTCTAAAACAAAACGCCGACATTGTGATTGATAGCTCCAATCAGTCCTTACACGATCTAAGCGAAAATGTTCGCATGTATGTTGAAGGGCAACAAAGACAAAAGTTAGTTATTGTATTTCAATCGTTTGGTTTTAAGTTTGGTCTACCGAAAGACGCAGACTACGTCTTCGATGTGAGGTTTTTACCTAACCCACATTGGCAACCTGAATTGAGACCCCTTACCGGCCTAGATGCACCCGTCAAAACATTTTTGGAATGCCACATTGAAGTTATCAAGCTAAGAGTTCAAATCCAACGCTTCATAGAGCAGTGGTTGCCGTTACTAGAGAAAAACAACCGAAGCTATCTAACTGTAGCTATTGGCTGTACGGGTGGTAAACACCGCTCAGTTTATCTGACACAGCAAATCGGTGAATACTTCATGGATATGGGACACCAAGTACAAATCCATCATACGACATTAGAAAAGCAACTATCTTAG
- the ptsN gene encoding PTS IIA-like nitrogen regulatory protein PtsN, producing the protein MQISEVLTLDCTKSAVHCTSKKRALEMISEIAASHTGQDPTELFECMLSREKMGSTGIGNGIAIPHARMKSSDEAIAVLMQCDEPIEFDAIDNRPVDLLFALLVPDAQCKEHLKTLSCMAERLNNKSVLKQLRNAQSDQELYSIIINE; encoded by the coding sequence ATGCAAATCAGTGAAGTACTTACATTGGACTGCACAAAAAGTGCAGTCCATTGCACCAGTAAAAAGCGCGCACTAGAAATGATCAGTGAGATCGCAGCGTCGCATACTGGCCAAGATCCTACCGAGCTATTCGAATGCATGCTCAGCCGAGAGAAAATGGGCAGCACAGGTATTGGAAATGGGATTGCGATACCACATGCGAGAATGAAATCTAGCGACGAAGCAATCGCTGTATTGATGCAATGTGATGAGCCGATAGAGTTTGACGCTATTGACAATCGTCCCGTTGATTTACTGTTTGCTTTGCTCGTACCCGATGCACAGTGTAAGGAACATTTAAAAACTCTCTCTTGTATGGCAGAAAGGCTGAACAACAAGAGTGTCCTTAAGCAATTACGCAATGCACAAAGCGATCAAGAACTTTATAGCATCATCATCAACGAGTGA
- the hpf gene encoding ribosome hibernation promoting factor produces the protein MQININGHHVDLTESMQDYVNSKFQKLERFFDHINNVHVVLRVEKVRQIAEATLHVNQGDIHATADDENMYAAIDSLVDKLVRQLNKHKEKLSSH, from the coding sequence ATGCAAATTAATATAAACGGCCATCATGTTGATCTAACCGAGTCAATGCAAGACTATGTGAACTCAAAGTTTCAAAAACTAGAGCGCTTTTTCGACCATATAAATAATGTTCACGTCGTATTACGAGTTGAAAAAGTCCGCCAAATAGCAGAAGCTACCCTTCATGTGAACCAAGGCGATATTCACGCAACCGCGGATGACGAAAATATGTACGCAGCCATTGATTCGCTCGTAGATAAGCTTGTTCGTCAGCTGAATAAACATAAAGAGAAGTTAAGTAGTCATTAA
- a CDS encoding RNA polymerase factor sigma-54, giving the protein MKPSLQLKLGQQLAMTPQLQQAIRLLQLSTLDLQQEIQDALDSNPLLDVEEANEESSQNEDKPVTEEKEASAETIEATEVEAKDSSELIEKSELSNELEIDTTWDDVYSANTGSTGIALDDDTPIYQGETTESLQDYLIWQLDLTPFSETDRTIALAIIDAIDDYGYLTVSTQDILDSFDDEEIELDEIEAVRKRIQQFDPVGVGSANLQDCLLLQLAAFPEDTPWLVEAKLILSDHIDQLGNRDYKQIIKDSKLKEADLKEALTLIQQLDPRPGNRITSEHAEYVIPDVSVFKDHGKWVVTINPDSVPKLKVNQQYASLGKGNSADSQYIRTNLQEAKWLIKSLESRNETLLKVAKCIVEHQRDFFEHGEEAMKPMVLNDVALAVDMHESTISRVTTQKFMHTPRGIFELKYFFSSHVSTDNGGECSSTAIRALIKKLVAAENSVKPLSDSKIAALLAEQGIQVARRTIAKYRESLGIAPSSQRKRLL; this is encoded by the coding sequence ATGAAACCTTCATTACAACTCAAGCTAGGACAGCAGTTAGCGATGACTCCTCAGTTGCAACAAGCAATTCGCTTGCTGCAATTGTCAACGCTAGATCTTCAACAAGAAATTCAAGACGCGCTAGACTCAAATCCACTACTAGATGTTGAAGAAGCTAACGAAGAATCATCTCAAAACGAAGACAAACCCGTCACCGAAGAAAAAGAAGCATCCGCTGAAACAATTGAAGCCACAGAAGTTGAAGCCAAGGATAGCTCAGAGCTAATCGAAAAATCCGAACTTTCCAATGAACTTGAAATAGATACTACCTGGGATGACGTCTACAGTGCGAACACCGGTAGTACTGGCATTGCTCTTGATGATGACACGCCTATTTATCAAGGTGAAACCACGGAATCTCTACAAGACTATCTAATTTGGCAACTCGACCTTACTCCTTTTTCCGAAACTGATCGCACTATCGCTCTTGCTATCATCGACGCTATTGATGACTACGGGTATTTAACGGTTTCTACTCAGGATATTCTGGACAGTTTCGACGATGAAGAAATAGAACTTGATGAAATTGAAGCCGTACGCAAGCGAATTCAACAGTTTGATCCTGTTGGTGTAGGTTCTGCGAATTTACAAGATTGTTTGTTATTGCAATTGGCAGCTTTCCCTGAAGACACGCCATGGTTAGTAGAAGCAAAACTGATCCTCAGCGATCATATCGATCAACTTGGTAACAGAGATTACAAACAGATCATCAAAGACTCGAAGCTGAAAGAAGCCGACCTCAAAGAAGCTCTCACACTGATTCAGCAACTTGATCCACGCCCAGGTAACAGAATTACCTCAGAACATGCTGAGTACGTAATTCCCGACGTTTCTGTTTTTAAAGATCATGGTAAATGGGTAGTGACCATTAACCCAGACAGCGTTCCAAAGCTCAAAGTTAACCAACAGTATGCTTCATTGGGTAAGGGCAATAGCGCAGACAGCCAATACATTCGCACTAACTTACAAGAAGCGAAATGGCTAATAAAAAGCTTAGAAAGCCGCAACGAAACACTTTTGAAAGTAGCTAAGTGTATCGTTGAGCATCAACGTGACTTCTTCGAGCATGGAGAAGAAGCGATGAAACCAATGGTATTAAACGATGTTGCTCTTGCTGTGGACATGCACGAATCAACTATCTCACGCGTGACAACTCAGAAATTTATGCATACTCCAAGAGGGATATTTGAATTGAAGTACTTCTTCTCTAGTCATGTAAGTACTGATAACGGAGGAGAATGTTCATCAACTGCAATTCGAGCTCTGATCAAAAAATTAGTGGCGGCTGAAAACTCAGTTAAACCTCTAAGTGATAGTAAAATTGCAGCACTCTTAGCTGAACAAGGGATTCAGGTAGCAAGGCGTACCATAGCAAAATATAGAGAGTCCTTAGGTATCGCCCCTTCCAGTCAGCGCAAACGCCTTTTGTAG
- the lptB gene encoding LPS export ABC transporter ATP-binding protein: MALLKAEHLAKSYKNRKVVSDVSIQVESGQIVGLLGPNGAGKTTSFYMIVGLVARDEGKISIDDQDISILPMHSRSRMGIGYLPQEASIFRKLSVEDNIMAVLQTRKELTREQRQDKLEDLLEEFNIQHIRHSAGMALSGGERRRVEIARALAANPQFILLDEPFAGVDPISVIDIKKIIEHLRDRGLGVLITDHNVRETLDVCEKAYIVSQGHLIAEGTPSEVLDNDQVKQVYLGEQFRL, from the coding sequence ATGGCCCTATTAAAAGCAGAGCATTTAGCAAAAAGCTATAAGAATCGAAAAGTCGTTTCTGATGTAAGTATCCAAGTAGAGTCTGGACAAATAGTCGGTTTGCTTGGTCCAAACGGTGCAGGTAAAACCACATCGTTTTATATGATTGTTGGGCTGGTTGCGCGTGACGAAGGCAAAATCAGCATTGATGATCAAGACATCAGTATTCTCCCTATGCATAGTCGCTCACGTATGGGCATTGGCTATCTTCCTCAAGAAGCTTCTATCTTCCGTAAATTGTCTGTGGAAGACAATATCATGGCCGTTCTCCAGACACGTAAAGAGCTGACGCGAGAACAGCGACAGGACAAGCTGGAAGATTTGTTGGAAGAATTCAATATACAACACATTCGTCACAGTGCTGGTATGGCACTATCTGGTGGTGAGCGTAGACGTGTTGAAATCGCCAGAGCTTTAGCGGCAAATCCACAGTTCATACTTTTGGATGAACCCTTTGCCGGTGTAGATCCAATATCTGTTATCGATATTAAGAAGATCATCGAACATTTAAGAGATCGTGGCCTCGGAGTCTTGATTACCGACCACAATGTGCGCGAAACTCTTGATGTGTGTGAAAAAGCTTATATCGTTAGCCAAGGACACTTGATCGCCGAAGGAACGCCATCGGAAGTTCTCGACAATGATCAAGTAAAACAAGTTTATCTCGGCGAACAATTCCGTCTATGA
- the lptA gene encoding lipopolysaccharide transport periplasmic protein LptA, with the protein MKISHVSLIACLMLSANAFALSTDRDQPVYIDSDSQQLDMQSHMVTFLGDVKLKQGSINMNADKVVVYRDAKTGAIKEIEGYGKPATFSQLTDDGKTLHGEANELYYSLANDQLTMIDNGVLAQDDSVIKGNKIRYKISSQTLIADGTNKGDRVSTVIQPQTLNQNQTQDQSQSQKN; encoded by the coding sequence ATGAAAATCTCACACGTTAGTTTAATTGCCTGTTTAATGCTTTCAGCTAATGCTTTTGCACTATCTACAGATCGCGACCAACCAGTTTATATTGACTCAGACAGTCAACAGCTTGATATGCAGAGCCATATGGTGACATTTCTAGGCGATGTAAAGCTTAAGCAAGGCAGCATTAACATGAATGCCGATAAAGTCGTTGTTTATCGAGATGCTAAGACAGGTGCTATTAAAGAAATTGAAGGTTACGGCAAGCCCGCTACCTTTTCCCAGCTTACCGATGACGGTAAAACGCTACACGGTGAAGCAAACGAGCTGTACTACAGTTTGGCAAATGACCAATTAACCATGATTGACAATGGCGTTCTTGCACAAGATGACAGTGTTATCAAAGGTAATAAGATCCGTTATAAGATATCTTCCCAAACCTTGATTGCCGATGGCACCAACAAAGGTGACCGCGTTTCGACTGTCATACAGCCGCAAACACTAAATCAGAATCAAACTCAGGACCAGAGTCAGAGTCAGAAAAATTAA
- the lptC gene encoding LPS export ABC transporter periplasmic protein LptC, giving the protein MRLSRVIYTLLVFIALWSAYYLFDKEQANNAQIAPNAELPMFTGDNIVNDSYGDKGVLSYIITSKHLEYYQKSGDTYFDHPVLKIYRNGKVQEWQVTADKGILDKDHVLKLEQNVLAKNLLPKSAFDTFSTAELYIQVVKRDFWTETPVTMVGPQFRTVGQAMKGNFADHNAVLYNNVQGRYENLTR; this is encoded by the coding sequence ATGAGATTGTCTCGTGTTATATACACGCTATTGGTATTTATCGCGCTATGGTCTGCGTACTACCTGTTTGATAAAGAGCAGGCCAACAACGCGCAAATCGCTCCAAATGCTGAATTGCCAATGTTTACTGGAGATAATATAGTCAATGACTCCTACGGTGATAAAGGTGTTTTAAGCTACATTATTACTTCAAAACATTTGGAGTATTATCAAAAAAGTGGTGATACCTATTTTGATCACCCAGTATTAAAGATTTATAGAAATGGCAAAGTACAAGAATGGCAAGTGACGGCTGATAAAGGCATTCTTGATAAAGACCATGTTTTGAAGCTAGAACAAAATGTGTTAGCAAAAAACCTATTGCCAAAATCAGCATTTGATACGTTCTCCACCGCAGAGCTGTACATCCAAGTCGTTAAGCGAGACTTCTGGACAGAAACCCCTGTAACAATGGTGGGCCCACAATTTCGAACGGTAGGACAAGCGATGAAAGGCAACTTTGCCGATCATAACGCCGTTTTATATAACAATGTACAAGGTCGATATGAAAATCTCACACGTTAG
- a CDS encoding KpsF/GutQ family sugar-phosphate isomerase — protein MFDYRSVALQVLDTEIQALQQLDQYFDESFEKACQMIYSNSSGKVVVMGMGKSGHIGKKIAASLASTGTSSFFVHPGEAAHGDLGMIESGDIVLAISNSGESSEIISLYPVLKRLNIKIISMTGNPQSTMAKLANINLTISVPKEACPLGLAPTSSTTATLVMGDAIAVALLEARGFTADDFALSHPGGALGRKLLLKISDIMHHGKDLPIVAPDTSVSEALLEISQKKLGLTTVINSQGELIGIFTDGDLRRILDKRVDIHSTLIQDVMTTNPTVASPDMLAVEGLNMMQDKAITGLLLCEDGKLVGVLSIHDLLKAGVM, from the coding sequence ATGTTCGATTATCGAAGCGTTGCACTTCAAGTGCTCGATACTGAAATACAAGCTCTACAGCAGCTCGATCAATATTTTGATGAAAGCTTCGAAAAAGCCTGTCAAATGATCTACTCCAACTCGAGTGGTAAGGTCGTGGTGATGGGTATGGGAAAATCCGGTCATATTGGCAAAAAAATAGCGGCTTCTCTTGCAAGCACCGGCACTTCTTCTTTTTTTGTTCATCCTGGTGAAGCGGCCCATGGCGACCTAGGAATGATAGAGTCTGGCGATATCGTGCTAGCGATTTCAAATTCTGGCGAGTCTTCAGAAATTATCTCTCTATATCCAGTTCTCAAACGCCTGAATATCAAAATCATTAGTATGACTGGTAACCCACAGTCTACTATGGCCAAGTTGGCCAATATCAATCTGACAATCTCAGTGCCGAAAGAAGCTTGTCCGCTAGGACTTGCTCCAACTTCCAGTACAACTGCAACGCTAGTTATGGGCGATGCTATTGCTGTCGCTCTATTAGAAGCAAGAGGTTTTACCGCAGACGACTTCGCTCTATCTCACCCTGGTGGCGCGTTAGGGCGCAAGTTATTGCTAAAAATCTCAGATATTATGCATCACGGAAAAGATTTACCGATTGTGGCGCCAGATACTTCAGTTAGCGAAGCACTGCTTGAAATTAGCCAGAAGAAACTTGGTTTAACAACTGTGATTAATAGCCAAGGTGAGCTCATCGGTATATTTACAGATGGCGACTTAAGGCGCATTTTAGATAAGCGCGTCGATATCCACTCCACTTTAATCCAAGATGTTATGACCACAAACCCAACCGTTGCAAGCCCTGATATGCTAGCTGTTGAAGGTTTAAATATGATGCAAGACAAGGCAATCACCGGCCTGTTGCTATGTGAAGACGGCAAATTAGTCGGTGTACTCAGCATTCATGATCTTTTAAAAGCTGGGGTAATGTAA
- a CDS encoding calcium/sodium antiporter: protein MFEAVTFLIIGLVFLVWSADRLVFGSAALAKNLGISPLVIGMTILAMGSSAPEMVVSATAALAGKTDTAVGNVIGSNITNIALILGLTAIIKPLSISSNVLRRELPLMIGVTLLAGAILWDSHLAFYEGVLLFVLFAAFIIAMLQISRKEKGKGDPLLEEQESEIPTGVSNKTSAFWIVVGLIILPISADVLVNSSVKIAHYFGMSDLVIGLTIIAVGTSLPELAATIVGVLKGEDDMAVGNIIGSNVFNILAVMGIPGIIHPSILNEHVMHRDYWVMLGVSLLLVIMALGKTRIINRIEGAILLICFIVYQTYLLMNISS from the coding sequence ATGTTCGAAGCGGTAACGTTTTTGATCATCGGCTTAGTGTTTTTGGTATGGAGCGCCGATAGGTTAGTTTTTGGGTCTGCAGCCCTCGCAAAAAATTTAGGTATATCACCACTAGTGATAGGTATGACAATACTCGCAATGGGTTCGTCAGCACCCGAAATGGTAGTATCCGCAACGGCAGCTCTTGCCGGTAAAACCGATACTGCTGTAGGAAATGTCATCGGCTCGAATATCACCAATATCGCGCTAATTTTAGGCCTTACCGCAATAATCAAACCGCTCTCGATAAGCTCAAACGTTCTTCGTCGAGAACTTCCTTTGATGATTGGTGTCACTTTATTAGCGGGGGCAATATTGTGGGATAGCCACTTAGCATTTTATGAAGGTGTATTGTTGTTCGTACTGTTTGCTGCATTCATCATTGCAATGCTTCAGATTAGCCGAAAGGAAAAAGGCAAAGGCGACCCACTTCTCGAAGAGCAAGAATCGGAAATTCCAACAGGCGTTAGTAATAAAACTTCTGCATTTTGGATTGTAGTTGGGTTGATTATACTGCCTATTTCAGCTGACGTTCTGGTCAACAGCTCTGTAAAAATTGCCCACTACTTTGGCATGAGTGACTTGGTGATTGGCCTGACTATTATTGCAGTCGGCACCAGCTTACCCGAGCTTGCAGCCACTATAGTCGGTGTTTTAAAGGGCGAAGATGATATGGCCGTGGGTAATATTATTGGCTCGAATGTGTTTAACATTCTTGCAGTAATGGGAATTCCGGGCATAATTCATCCTTCGATTTTAAATGAACACGTCATGCACCGTGATTACTGGGTGATGTTAGGCGTCTCCCTACTGTTAGTTATCATGGCCTTGGGTAAAACGCGCATTATAAATCGTATTGAGGGCGCTATATTATTAATATGTTTTATCGTGTACCAAACTTATTTATTAATGAACATTTCTTCATAA
- the mlaF gene encoding phospholipid ABC transporter ATP-binding protein MlaF: MSTEDLVTINNLSFSRAERKIFDDISLQVPKGKITAIMGPSGIGKTTLLRLVGGQLLPDSGEVIFDGDNIPTLSRKKLYQARKKMSMLFQSGALFTDLTVYDNVAYPLREHTALDETTIRTLVLLKLEAVGLRGAANLMPSELSGGMARRAALARAIALDPELIMYDEPFVGQDPITMGVLVELIRNLNQALGVTSIVVSHDVPEVMSIADWVYLLADGKIIASGTPEELENNQDPRVKQFLLGEADGPVPFRFPAKSLEKDLF; this comes from the coding sequence ATGTCAACTGAAGATTTAGTCACGATAAATAACCTAAGCTTTTCCCGAGCGGAGCGCAAGATATTCGATGATATCAGCCTACAAGTTCCCAAAGGAAAGATCACCGCTATCATGGGGCCATCTGGTATTGGGAAAACAACCCTACTAAGGTTAGTTGGAGGCCAGCTCCTTCCTGATAGTGGAGAGGTTATTTTTGATGGCGATAATATACCGACATTGAGTCGAAAAAAGTTATATCAAGCTCGCAAAAAAATGAGCATGTTGTTCCAATCTGGCGCACTTTTCACTGACCTAACGGTTTACGATAACGTTGCTTATCCACTTCGCGAGCATACTGCTTTAGATGAAACAACCATTCGTACGTTAGTGCTACTTAAACTAGAAGCTGTTGGGTTGCGGGGCGCAGCGAACCTTATGCCTAGTGAGCTATCAGGTGGAATGGCACGAAGAGCTGCTCTTGCAAGGGCAATTGCTCTCGACCCAGAGCTGATAATGTATGACGAACCATTTGTTGGGCAAGATCCTATCACTATGGGGGTTTTGGTTGAGTTAATCCGAAACTTAAATCAAGCCCTTGGCGTTACTTCTATCGTGGTTTCGCATGATGTGCCAGAAGTAATGAGCATCGCTGATTGGGTCTATTTGCTTGCAGATGGCAAGATTATCGCTAGCGGTACGCCTGAAGAGCTTGAAAATAATCAGGATCCTAGAGTTAAACAGTTTTTGTTAGGTGAAGCTGATGGCCCAGTGCCGTTCCGTTTCCCTGCAAAATCATTAGAAAAGGACTTGTTCTAA
- the mlaE gene encoding lipid asymmetry maintenance ABC transporter permease subunit MlaE: MLNKLTMFTASLGRKALGTCESYGRATMMLLGAILTRPRPIKNFPLLTKQLYSVGVQSLAIIVVSGLFIGMVLSLQGYIVLVDYSAEGNLGQMVALSLLRELGPVVTALLFAGRAGSALTAEIGLMKATEQLSSLEMMAVDPLKRIVAPRLWAGLISMPLLAMIFIAVGIWGGQIVGVDWKGIDPGTFWSTMQDSVRLGYDIGNSLIKCIVFAFTVTWIALYNGYDAIPTSEGISRATTRTVVHSSLAVLALDFVLTALMFGN; the protein is encoded by the coding sequence ATGCTGAACAAACTAACCATGTTTACAGCGTCGTTGGGCCGAAAAGCGTTGGGCACATGCGAATCATATGGCAGAGCTACTATGATGCTGTTGGGGGCGATTCTCACTAGGCCGCGTCCTATAAAAAACTTTCCTCTACTTACCAAGCAGCTATATAGCGTCGGTGTTCAATCTCTCGCAATTATCGTTGTCTCTGGTTTGTTCATCGGTATGGTCTTGAGTTTACAGGGCTACATTGTGCTGGTGGATTACAGTGCAGAAGGAAACCTAGGTCAAATGGTCGCGTTATCTCTTTTAAGGGAGTTAGGTCCTGTAGTGACGGCTTTGCTTTTTGCCGGTCGAGCTGGCTCAGCATTAACTGCTGAAATTGGCTTGATGAAAGCGACAGAACAACTTTCTAGCCTAGAGATGATGGCCGTTGATCCTTTGAAGCGAATTGTTGCTCCTAGACTTTGGGCAGGTCTTATTTCAATGCCTCTTCTTGCCATGATTTTTATCGCGGTAGGGATATGGGGAGGCCAAATAGTTGGTGTTGATTGGAAAGGGATCGACCCAGGAACATTTTGGTCCACCATGCAAGACTCAGTGCGCCTTGGCTATGATATCGGAAACAGCTTAATCAAGTGCATTGTGTTTGCTTTCACTGTCACTTGGATCGCTTTATATAATGGCTACGATGCAATTCCAACTTCTGAAGGAATCAGTCGAGCAACAACTCGCACCGTGGTGCACTCCTCTCTAGCAGTATTAGCGCTAGACTTTGTACTAACAGCTTTGATGTTTGGGAATTAA